Sequence from the Candidatus Thermoplasmatota archaeon genome:
GAGCGGCTTCGGTGCGTCCGGATCGCAGGCGAAGAACCTCAGCCTCAGTCAGGGAACCGCGTCCAACCTCGGCGCGGCCTCGGGCTCCGTGGCCTACACGATCGTCTCGGTCTCGCCCAACTTCGCGTGCAGCGCGTTCAAGGCGACGTCGACCGGCACCGGTGGTCCGTGGACGACCTCCGCGAGCGCCGCGGGCGCGAGCGAGTTCCGCTGGTCCGTGAACGGCGCGGCCTGCTCGGGCAACATCGCCGCGGGCGACACGCTCCGCCTCCTCTGGGGCTCGGGCACGACCGGTCCCGCCGCGGGCGACACGATCAACTTCATCGACACCGCCTCGGGCAACGTGGTCGCGTCGCTCGTGCTGCACAGCTAGGCAGGCCTCGTGGGAGTCGTGGTGAGGCAGATGAAGGCCAACCGGAAGTTCAAGCGCGACGATGATGCCGTCTCGCCCGTGATCGCGGTCATCCTGATGGTCGCGATCACGGTCGTCCTGGCGGCGACCATCTACGTCTGGGTCAGCGGCTTCGGCGCGAGCGGCTCGCAGTCGGACACGGCGGCGCTCACCGTCGTGTCGTCGTCGGGCGGCGTCGTGACGCTGCAGCTCGCGTCGGTGTCGCCGACCGCGACGTGGAACACGCTGAAGATCGTGGTCGACGGCGTGAGCGCCGGCACGTACGGCATCTACATGAAGGCCGCTTCGTGCAGCTCGTTCATCGACTCGGGCACCGCGACGGCGTGGGACGGCACGGCCC
This genomic interval carries:
- a CDS encoding archaellin/type IV pilin N-terminal domain-containing protein encodes the protein MKSNRRFRLNRDDAVSPVIAVILMVAITVVLAATVYVWVSGFGASGSQAKNLSLSQGTASNLGAASGSVAYTIVSVSPNFACSAFKATSTGTGGPWTTSASAAGASEFRWSVNGAACSGNIAAGDTLRLLWGSGTTGPAAGDTINFIDTASGNVVASLVLHS